The Glycine soja cultivar W05 chromosome 6, ASM419377v2, whole genome shotgun sequence genome has a window encoding:
- the LOC114415278 gene encoding neuroguidin-like isoform X1: MHRPLDTHLNFFQLPNKASAGWDCQKLWQIMENTAGHNDDSKQKEAPKLAALLKEMKEGLDTVRRKIQSLTATVKEGQYPTADGFSYLEAKNLLLLNYCQSLVYYLLRKAKGLSIEDHPVVRSVVEIRLFLEKIRPIDKKQQYQIQKLIQASENATRSDIQNKEPVASNKSEDVSKYRPNPDMLVSKVDLTLQDGNEYYQPVKFAPTSMDLERSSKYERNALRREKEILKQAKQSDYIRTLMNDMEEKPEEIRDFEGASREVDRYIAKMDERARQEEELFTRVPLTKQERKREKYLKKSRNGLQGLTESFYDEIKTLPFGDKTGEQVMGSSNGGRTNNRLKKRKRKH; the protein is encoded by the exons ATGCATAGACCACTAGACACACATCTTAATTTCTTCCAACTGCCAAACAAGGCTTCGGCAGGGTGGG ATTGTCAAAAATTGTGGCAAATCATGGAAAATACTGCGGGCCATAACGATGATAGCAAGCAAAA AGAAGCGCCTAAGCTTGCGGCGTTGTTGAAAGAAATGAAGGAAGGACTTGATACTGTAAGGCGTAAAATTCAATCTTTAACTGCCACG GTGAAAGAAGGCCAATATCCTACAGCAGATGGATTTAGTTATCTTGAAGCTAAAAATTTGCTGCTTTTGAATTATTGTCAATCCcttgtttattatttattgcgGAAGGCTAAGGGATTATCAATAGAAGATCATCCTGTTGTTCGAAGTGTTGTAGAGATAAGATTGTTTTTGGAAAAG ATTCGGCCAATTGACAAGAAACAACAATACCAGATCCAGAAACTAATACAAGCTAGTGAAAATGCAACCAGAAGTGATATTCAAAACAAGGAGCCAGTTGCATCCAATAAGAGCGAGGACGTGTCAAAGTATCGTCCCAATCCTGACATGCTTGTTAGCAAAGTAGACCTAACCTTGCAg GATGGCAATGAGTATTATCAACCTGTAAAATTTGCGCCTACTTCTATGGATCTAGAGAGATCTTCAAAGTATGAAAGAAATGCCTTgcgaagagaaaaagaaattctGAAACAAGCTAAGCAGAGTGATTATATTAGGACATTGATGAATGATATGGAGGAAAAACCTGAAGAG ATAAGAGATTTTGAGGGAGCTAGCAGAGAAGTTGATAGATATATTGCCAAGATGGACGAACGTGCTCGGCAAGAGGAGGAGCTGTTCACGCGTGTTCCTCTTACGAAACAGGAGAGGAAACGAGAAAAGTACttgaagaaatcaagaaatgG GTTGCAAGGTCTAACAGAAAGTTTCTATGATGAAATCAAAACATTACCCTTTGGTGATAAAACTGGAGAGCAAGTAATGGGCTCTAGTAATGGTGGTAGAACAAACAATAGACTGAAGAAGCGAAAG AGGAAAcattaa
- the LOC114415278 gene encoding neuroguidin-like isoform X2, which translates to MENTAGHNDDSKQKEAPKLAALLKEMKEGLDTVRRKIQSLTATVKEGQYPTADGFSYLEAKNLLLLNYCQSLVYYLLRKAKGLSIEDHPVVRSVVEIRLFLEKIRPIDKKQQYQIQKLIQASENATRSDIQNKEPVASNKSEDVSKYRPNPDMLVSKVDLTLQDGNEYYQPVKFAPTSMDLERSSKYERNALRREKEILKQAKQSDYIRTLMNDMEEKPEEIRDFEGASREVDRYIAKMDERARQEEELFTRVPLTKQERKREKYLKKSRNGLQGLTESFYDEIKTLPFGDKTGEQVMGSSNGGRTNNRLKKRKRKH; encoded by the exons ATGGAAAATACTGCGGGCCATAACGATGATAGCAAGCAAAA AGAAGCGCCTAAGCTTGCGGCGTTGTTGAAAGAAATGAAGGAAGGACTTGATACTGTAAGGCGTAAAATTCAATCTTTAACTGCCACG GTGAAAGAAGGCCAATATCCTACAGCAGATGGATTTAGTTATCTTGAAGCTAAAAATTTGCTGCTTTTGAATTATTGTCAATCCcttgtttattatttattgcgGAAGGCTAAGGGATTATCAATAGAAGATCATCCTGTTGTTCGAAGTGTTGTAGAGATAAGATTGTTTTTGGAAAAG ATTCGGCCAATTGACAAGAAACAACAATACCAGATCCAGAAACTAATACAAGCTAGTGAAAATGCAACCAGAAGTGATATTCAAAACAAGGAGCCAGTTGCATCCAATAAGAGCGAGGACGTGTCAAAGTATCGTCCCAATCCTGACATGCTTGTTAGCAAAGTAGACCTAACCTTGCAg GATGGCAATGAGTATTATCAACCTGTAAAATTTGCGCCTACTTCTATGGATCTAGAGAGATCTTCAAAGTATGAAAGAAATGCCTTgcgaagagaaaaagaaattctGAAACAAGCTAAGCAGAGTGATTATATTAGGACATTGATGAATGATATGGAGGAAAAACCTGAAGAG ATAAGAGATTTTGAGGGAGCTAGCAGAGAAGTTGATAGATATATTGCCAAGATGGACGAACGTGCTCGGCAAGAGGAGGAGCTGTTCACGCGTGTTCCTCTTACGAAACAGGAGAGGAAACGAGAAAAGTACttgaagaaatcaagaaatgG GTTGCAAGGTCTAACAGAAAGTTTCTATGATGAAATCAAAACATTACCCTTTGGTGATAAAACTGGAGAGCAAGTAATGGGCTCTAGTAATGGTGGTAGAACAAACAATAGACTGAAGAAGCGAAAG AGGAAAcattaa